Proteins encoded by one window of Lycium barbarum isolate Lr01 chromosome 11, ASM1917538v2, whole genome shotgun sequence:
- the LOC132619780 gene encoding uncharacterized protein LOC132619780 translates to MVADALSRKAASMCRLARSVASERPLAIEVQNLANNFVRFDVSNLGRVLACVEARGEAKEAMLDSEGLLKIKGCVRVPRVGGLIRLILEEAHNSRYSIYPGEMKMYRDLRQHLWWGRMKRDIADSVLCMRIISKSSVSTSNLLRYHSDGSYIVLWDSVLLDENLSYEEEPIVILDIEVQKLRTKEIASVKVQWKHRLVEEATWEPESDMRSRYPQLFTE, encoded by the exons ATGGTAgccgatgccttgagtcgcaaggcagcaAGTATGTGCAGGTTAGCTCGATCAGTTGCTTCTGAGCGTCCTTTAGCCATAGAGGTTCAGAATCTGGCTAACAACTTTGTGCGTTTTGATGTTTCAAATCTGGGCAGAGTTTTAGCATGTGTTGAGGCGAG aggtgaggccaaggaggccatgcttGATAGTGAGGGGCTTCTGAAGATCAAGGGATGCGTGCGTGTTCCTCGTGTGGGTGGTCTGATTCGATTGATATTGGAGGaggctcacaactccaggtattctaTTTATCCAGGAGAAAtgaagatgtaccgtgatttgagacaacacttaTGGTggggtcggatgaagagagatatagcagattCTGTTCTATGTATGCGAATTATCAGCAAGTCAAGTGTTAGCACCAGCAATCTactg AGGTATCATTCAGACGGGTCTTATATTGTTCTTTGGGATTctgtgttgcttgatgagaatttgtctTACGAGGAGGAGCCTATAGTGATTTTAGATATAGAAGTTCAGAAGTTGAGGACAAAGGAAATAGCTTCggtgaaggttcagtggaagcaTCGTCttgttgaggaggccacttgggagcCTGAGTCTGATATGCGTAGTAGATATCCTCAACTTTTCACCGAGTGA